A single Drechmeria coniospora strain ARSEF 6962 chromosome 03, whole genome shotgun sequence DNA region contains:
- a CDS encoding orotidine-5'-phosphate decarboxylase: MLASTVLVLTYDLPPIRLAMTASARRSPPHNSPSSSLALRLILRRQPSPPPPPPLLPARFASKSGSQRTTKPARTPLPRRPLDADADADPDHDAGSALPTSTTTTTTTDRLDDGTDGKMTPHPTLKATCASRSETATHPLTSYLFKLMDLKASNLCLSADVATARELLYFADKIGPSIVVLKTHHDMVSGWDFHPQTGTGARLASLARKHGFLIFEDRKFGDIGNTVELQYTAGSARIIEWAHIVNVNMVPGKASVTSLQSAATRWLERYPYEVKTSVSVGTPTADQFDDADSAPSQDGQDGRDGRDDRDDRDLLARRPGDGRKGSIVSVTTVTQQYEPANSPRLTKNASGVEVAPFPGIEEPPMTRGLLILAQMSSEGNFMNAEYTRACVEAAREHKDFVMGFVSQESLNAEPEDQFIHMTPGCQLPPHDEDQNGAVEGDGKGQQYNTPQKIISVAGTDVVIVGRGILKAGDVEEEAERYRSAAWKAYTERVSHAARAMPVGGEEEEVEGSRAGAVRPVAGGRSRRGTCDDVLGYDCFVWGQEAWLAEGRSFGPFAGNECMLALPVPLARNPTTPSLTTATLELSEPHRVRAPYHLASTNRTPPPLSLPCHPLPSGWLSVDSASMAALEKEALARPPSDGNQER, encoded by the exons ATGCtcgcaagcactgtacttgtacttacttatgaCTTGCCACCGATCCGATTGGCAATGACCGCTTCTGCTCGTCGCTCACCACCTCACAACTCGCCATCCAGCAGCCTCGCTCTCCGTCTGATCCTACGACGACAACCTTCACCTCCACCTCCGCCTCCACTTCTCCCC GCTCGCTTCGCATCCAAGTCGGGCTCTCAGCGTACGACCAAGCCTGCTCGAACTCCTCTCCCTCGACGAccgctcgacgccgacgccgacgccgatccCGACCACGACGCCGGCTCCGCGCTcccgacatcgacgacgacgacgacgacgacggataGGCTGGACGACGGGACCGACGGGAAAATGACGCCGCATCCGACGCTCAAGGCGACGTGCGCCTCCAGGTCGGAGACGGCCACCCACCCGCTCACCTCGTATCTCTTCAAGCTGATGGACCTCAAGGCGTCCAACCTCTGCCTGAGCGCCGACGTGGCCACGGCGCGGGAGCTGCTCTACTTTGCCGACAAGATCGGCCCGTCCATCGTCGTGCTCAAGACGCACCACGACATGGTCTCGGGCTGGGACTTTCACCCCCAGACGGGCACGGGCGCGAGGCTCGCCTCGCTGGCGCGCAAGCACGGCTTCCTCATCTTCGAGGATCGCAAGTTCGGCGACATCGGCAACACGGTCGAGCTGCAGTACACGGCAGGCTCGGCCCGCATCATCGAGTGGGCGCACATCGTCAACGTCAACATGGTGCCCGGCAAGGCGTCGGTGACGTCGCTGCAGAGCGCGGCGACGCGCTGGCTCGAGCGGTACCCGTACGAGGTCAAGACGTCGGTCTCGGTCGGCACCCCGACGGCCGACCagttcgacgacgccgactcggcgccgagccaggacggccaggacggccgcgacggccgcgacgaccGCGACGACCGCGACCTCCTGGCCCGGCGGCCCGGCGACGGGCGCAAGGGCAGCATCGTCTCCGTCACCACGGTGACGCAGCAGTACGAGCCGGCCAACTCGCCCCGGCTGACCAAGAACgcgtcgggcgtcgaggtggcgCCCTTCCCGGGCATCGAGGAGCCGCCCATGACGCGCGGCCTGCTGATCCTGGCCCAGATGTCGAGCGAGGGCAACTTCATGAACGCCGAGTACACGCGCGCctgcgtcgaggcggcccggGAGCACAAGGACTTTGTCATGGGCTTCGTCTCGCAGGAGAGCCTGAACGCGGAACCCGAGGACCAGTTCATCCACATGACGCCCGGCTGCCAGCTGCCGCCCCACGACGAGGACCAgaacggcgccgtcgagggcgacggcaagggccAGCAGTACAACACGCCGCAGAAGATCAtatccgtcgccggcaccgacgtcgtcatcgtcggacGGGGCATCctcaaggccggcgacgtcgaggaggaggccgagaggTACCGGTCGGCCGCCTGGAAGGCCTACACGGAGCGC GTGTCTCACGCGGCCCGCGCCAtgcccgtcggcggcgaggaggaagaggtggAGGGGAgccgtgccggtgccgtccgTCCCGTCGCCGGTGGCCGGTCGAGACGCGGAACCTGTGACGATGTGCTCGGATATGACTGTTTTGTTTGGGGCCAGGAAGCATGGCTGGCCGAGGGAAGAAGCTTTGGGCCTTTTGCCGGGAACGAATGTATGCTTGCTTTACCCGTACCTCTCGCACGCAATCCAACCACCCCCTCCCTGACCACGGCGACGCTCGAGCTCTCGGAGCCGCACCGGGTACGTGCTCCTTATCATCTGGCGTCTACGAACAgaacccctccccccctctcaTTGCCTTGCCACCCACTCCCATCCGGGTGGCTCAGCGTCGACTCGGCTTCGATGGCGGCCCTGGAAAAGGAAGCactcgcccgcccgcccagCGACGGCAACCAGGAGAGGTGA
- a CDS encoding glucoamylase I precursor codes for MKALDQEIPALSINNTAALVHPVMHLLSSVLLLGSVAVQTVLGRPGAGRQSVALLKHSVDSFIKTEEPVALEKLLCNIGPDGCNANGAASGVVIASPSNDNPDYFYTWTRDSGLVFKSLVDRFINRYDAGLQRRIEEYIVAQAKLQAISNPSGSLSNGAGLGEPKFEANLEPFTGDWGRPQRDGPPLRAAAMITYATWLIENGYSSTASTVIWPIIQNDLNYVAQYWYAWITSRHDPADLSASWKGTRLDLTCGKKSMEVLSSQSLVNTGVSTVHNPIPEFRISYVLTIPSALVDGSNLAAALDKHATPYAAVASQVLCFLQSFWIQSSGYIDSNINVNDGREGKDANSLLASIHAFDPKLGCDSATFQPCSDKALSNHKVTVDSFRSYKINSGLGSGKAAAVGRYIEDVYFNGNPWYLTTLAAAEQLYDSLIVWQQMGCITVTDTSLAFFQDLVPDVSKKTYASDTSSYAEIVSAVSAYADGFFNIVAKYAGPDGSLDEQFSRDDGHPLSARDLTWSYASFLTAAARRAGVAPPTWSNNNATSIPSVCSATAALGSYSSATVTSFPPSQTPKAGVPPVTTTPRPCRTATTVAVTFRERAQTRFGQTIKIVGNVAALGHWDTKRAVALNSSDYTSTNPLWKTTVTLMAGQAIEYKYIKVDKDGSLIWEHDPNHTYTVPKTCATTAVRLDNWQS; via the exons ATGAAGGCTCTCGATCAGGAAATTCCGGCCCTGTCCATCAACAACACAGCTGCTCTCGTGCATCCGGTCATGCATCTACTCTCTTCTGTGTTATtgctcggctccgtcgccgtccagaCGGTCCTCGGTCGCCCCGGTGCCGGTCGACAGTCTGTCGCGCTGTTGAAGCATTCCGTCGACTCCTTCATCAAGACAGAGGAGCCCGTTGCGCTCGAGAAACTGCTTTGCAACATTGGCCCCGACGGCTGCAATGCCAATGGTGCAGCCTCCGGCGTCGTCATTGCCTCTCCCAGTAACGACAATCCAGACT ATTTTTATACCTGGACGCGAGACAGTGGCCTGGTGTTCAAGTCTCTTGTCGACAGATTCATCAACCGCTATGATGCTGGCCTACAGCGCCGTATCGAAGAGTACATTGTAGCCCAGGCGAAACTCCAGGCCATCTCCAACCCGTCTGGGTCTCTGTCCAATGGCGCGGGCCTAGGGGAGCCAAAATTTGAGGCGAACTTGGAACCGTTTACCGGAGACTGGG GCCGACCTCAGCGAGATGGACCGCCACTACGAGCGGCAGCCATGATTACCTATGCCACTTGGCTCATTGAGAACGGCTACTCATCGACGGCCTCCACCGTCATCTGGCCTATTATTCAGAATGACTTGAACTACGTCGCCCAGTATTGGTATGCTTGGATCACCAGTCGACATGACCCAGCTGACCTGTCCGCCTCGTGGAAAGGAACCAGACTGGATTTGACTTGTGGGAAGAAGTCAATGGAAGTTCTTTCTTCACAATCTCTAGTCAACACCGGGGTTAGTACTGTGCACAATCCTATCCCTGAGTTTCGGATATCTTATGTCCTGACCATACCCTCAGCTCTCGTGGATGGCAGCAATCTAGCAGCTGCTCTCGACAAACACGCCACTCCATATGCTGCTGTAGCATCACAGGTTCTTTGCTTCTTGCAGAGCTTCTGGATCCAGTCCAGCGGCTATATTGATTCCAACA TCAATGTCAATGATGGTCGAGAAGGAAAGGATGCCAATTCCCTTCTAGCGTCCATCCATGCATTCGACCCGAAGCTCGGATGTGACTCGGCCACCTTCCAGCCTTGTAGCGACAAAGCGTTGTCGAATCACAAAGTCACGGTAGATTCATTCCGCTCTTACAAGATCAATAGTGGCCTTGGCAGTGGAAAAGCTGCCGCCGTTGGAAGATATATTGAGGATGTATACTTCAACGGCAACCCGTGGTATCTCACAacactcgccgccgcagagCAACTCTATGACTCCCTCATTGTCTGGCAGCAGATGGGTTGCATCACCGTCACCGATACTTCGTTGGCATTTTTCCAAGACCTGGTCCCCGATGTTTCCAAGAAAACCTATGCCAGTGACACCTCTTCCTATGCAGAAATCGTTTCAGCCGTCTCGGCCTACGCGGATGGATTTTTCAACATTGTCGCCAAGTACGCCGGACCCGACGGCTCGCTAGACGAGCAATTTTCCAGAGATGATGGCCACCCTCTGTCGGCTAGAGATCTGACATGGTCGTATGCATCATtcctcaccgccgccgcccgccgagCTGGTGTTGCACCCCCTACGTGGTCAAACAATAATGCTACCTCGATCCCCAGTGTCTGCTCCGCCACAGCTGCGCTGGGCTCCTACTCGAGTGCTACAGTCACATCGTTTCCTCCCTCTCAGACCCCCAAGGCTGGCGTGCCGCCCGTAACAACCACGCCAAGGCCCTGCCGCACTGCCACTACTGTCGCCGTCACTTTTCGAGAGCGAGCGCAGACAAGATTCGGCCAAACCATAAAGATCGTTGGCAACGTAGCCGCTCTGGGGCACTGGGATACGAAGCGAGCCGTGGCCCTCAACTCGTCCGACTACACGTCGACAAATCCGTTGTGGAAGACCACGGTGACTCTCATGGCAGGCCAAGCAATCGAGTACAAATACATCAAAGTCGACAAAGACGGCTCGCTCATTTGGGAGCATGATCCAAATCACACATACACTGTGCCCAAAACCTGCGCTACTACCGCTGTTCGACTGGACAATTGGCAGTCCTGA